A single Methanomassiliicoccales archaeon DNA region contains:
- a CDS encoding TrkA C-terminal domain-containing protein, translated as MDELEKMLLEVKDTSELMVDLAYSSLLFDNKDIACEVCSLKNYVDELTATVQQEAIRKVLVDGDISKSFVTIRLVESLENICSAAKGIADVVMKGLPLHPVIKLSIQESDVIITTGQVSESSDLADKTLGETRLASNSGMWVVAIKRERKYIYGPDKNTTVLAGDTLIARGPREGEEYFKDLMSGKAKLT; from the coding sequence TTGGACGAACTTGAGAAAATGCTTCTTGAGGTCAAGGATACCTCAGAACTCATGGTAGATCTTGCATACTCCTCTCTTCTTTTCGATAATAAGGATATCGCATGCGAGGTTTGCTCCCTGAAAAATTATGTGGATGAATTGACAGCAACGGTGCAGCAAGAAGCGATAAGGAAAGTGCTCGTTGATGGTGATATTTCAAAATCATTCGTGACAATCCGTTTGGTAGAGTCGTTAGAGAATATATGCTCAGCAGCTAAAGGCATAGCTGATGTCGTCATGAAAGGGTTACCATTACATCCTGTCATTAAATTAAGCATTCAGGAATCAGATGTTATTATAACTACAGGTCAAGTTAGCGAGTCGAGTGATCTGGCTGATAAGACTTTAGGAGAAACTAGGTTAGCGAGCAATTCTGGGATGTGGGTGGTGGCCATTAAAAGGGAACGTAAATATATTTATGGTCCAGACAAGAATACAACGGTTTTGGCAGGTGACACCCTCATAGCACGAGGCCCTAGAGAAGGGGAGGAATATTTCAAGGATCTCATGTCAGGCAAAGCAAAATTGACTTGA